In Campylobacter massiliensis, the DNA window GCGAAGCTTTAAAAACGCGCCTAGAACGCTTGATATAGATATTTTGTATTTTAGCGGACGAAACAGAAACGACGCGCGGCTGGTGCTACCGCATCCTGGCGCAAAAAGCAGAGCTAGCGTGATTTTGCCGCTTGGGACGATGAAGTGCGTTAGCAAAAGCGGAGTGAAATTTTAAAATTTAGCGGCCGCAAAGCCTAAATTTGAAGCGGGAACGAAAAATGCATAGCCTTTGCCGCGACGATTTTGACTAGAGGCGGCTAAATTTAGCGAGAAACGAAGGAGAAGATTTGGCGACGAAGTTTTATACGTTTACCGGCGAGAGCAGTATGGAAGCGCTAAAAAAGGCGCAGGCTCAGTGCGGTGAGAGGGCGATCTTGGTAACGACGAAGCAAATTCAGCCAAAGACGATAAACAAAAAGCCGCTTTATGAAATTTTAGTTAGCGTCGAAGAGGACGCGAGCGAGCAGAAAAAAAATCAGCCCCAAAAGCAAAATTTAAAGGGCTACGAGGAGTTTTTGCGCGCTCAAACGCCCAAAGATGAAAGACCGCAAAAGATCATTTTAGACGAGCGCGAGCTTTTTAGGGCCGAGCAGCAAAACGCCAAAGCGGCGGTAAATTTTACCCAAAATTCCGCAAGAACCGCGCCGGGGAATCAAAACTACAAAACCGCTCAAAACAGCGGCGAGGACATACTCCTAAACATCTCAAAAGCCGCAAAAGAGATAAGCCAGATAGCAAATATCGAAACCGCGCCGGGCCGCCAGGATCAAATTTACGACAAAAAGATCGACGACGTCGCAAGGCAGGTAAGCGCACTTAGCGAAAAAGTAAATATGATAGCCGATATGTTCTGGGAGGAGCGTGCAAGCGCCAGAAACAACCTAATCATACCGTCGGAGTTTGCCGGCATCTACAAAGATGCCAAAAATAGCGGGATGAAAGAGGAACACCTAGAGCAGATAATGAAAATAACCGCGGAAAATATGTCGCCTCAGATGAAGGCTAATCCGACTGCGGTGAGGAGATATTTTAGCTCGCTGCTTAGAAAGATGCTGCCGTGCAGGAGCGAAGAGGATAATAGAAAACAAAAGATCATGATGCTAGTGGGACCCACCGGAGTGGGTAAAACCACGACTCTAGCCAAGCTTGCGGCGAGGTTTGCCTACGGCGAGGGCAGACGCGCGAAAACGGGCATCATCACGCTTGATACCTACCGTATCGGCGCGGTCGAGCAGCTGTTTCAATACGCAAAAATGATGAAACTACCGATCCTTGACGTTATCGAGGTCGAGGACTTTAAAAACGCGTTAAAGCAGCTAAATCACTGCGAAGTGATCCTCATAGACACCACGGGCAGCTCGCAGTACGATAAAGAAAAGCTAGCTAGGCTCGAGATGTTTTTAAAACATAGCGACGCGCAAATAGACGTAAATTTAGTGCTTTCCGCAGGCTCAAAGATCGATGATATGCTCGAAATTTACAACGGTTTTAGCTTCCTTGATATCGACACTCTGATCATCACCAAATTTGACGAAACCAAAATTTTCGGTAACGTTTTTTCGCTAGTTTACGAGATAAATAAACCCGTTAGCTTCTTTTGCCTAGGACAAGAGGTGCCCGACGACATCATGGTCGCTAAGAGCGAGTTTTTAGTCGATTGCCTCTTGCAAGGGTTTAATAAGGATAAAAAATGAACACTCAAGCCGAGAAACTAAAAGATATAGTAGCCTCTAGATCCAATACGAAAAACACGCGCTTCATCGCCGTAACTAGCGGCAAAGGCGGCGTGGGCAAGAGCACCATAAGCGCAAATTTGGCAAATATCCTAGCTAGAAACGGCTACAAAGTCGCGCTTTTTGACGCGGATATAGGACTGGCGAATTTAGACGTCATCTTAAACGTGCGCATTAGTAAAAATTTGCTCCACGTGCTAAAAGGCGAGTGCTTGCTAAAAGATATCTTGATCGAGGTAAAACCGAATTTGACGTTGATTCCCGGCGAGAGCGGAGACGAGATACTTAAATTTAACAACCAATTTTTATACGAGCGTTTTTTCGAGGAGTCCTCGAGCCTTGACGATCTTGATTTTATCATCATCGACACGGGTGCGGGCATCGGCGGAAATACACAGCTATTTTTAGAGGCCGCAGACGAGGTCATCGTCGTGACCGTGCCCGACCCCGCCGCGATAACCGACGCCTACGCCGTTATCAAAATCACCTCTAAAAATAAAGACAATCTGCTTATGCTTTTTAACATGGTTAGGAGCGAAAAGGAGGCGGTTAGGATATTTGAGCATGTGCGCAAGGTAGCCAGGGCAAATATCGAAAATCCGTTAAATTTGGAGTTTTTGGGCGCTATCAGCGAGGACAAAAACGTCTCTCGCAGCATAAAACAGCGCACGCTTTTTACCGACGATAGCAGATACGATGCCGCGAGCATGGAGCTTGAGCAGGTGGCGTCGAAGCTACTTTATAGATTGGAACAAAAAGTGCTTAATCCAAGTACGAACAACAGCTTCAGCGGCTTTTTTAGGCGGCTAATGGAGCAATTTTAAATTTAGGATTTTACTTTGAGAGCGGAAAATTTTATAGCATTTTTTACGGTTTGCGGATTTTTTATCGGCGCGACTTTTTCGGCGTTAAAGCTGAACGACCCGATAGATATGCTGGTTTATACGTTTCTCATTACGTTTTTTTTCTATCTTTTGGTACACGTGGTTATTATAAATTATTTAGACGCTAAAGCGTCGCTAAAAAGGCGGTTCGATAAGGAACTATACGAGCAAAGGGCCGATTATCTAATCGGCGAACTAGCGCTTAGAGAAAAACGAATAGATAATCTCTTAAGCAAGCTCGCAAACGAAAATATACTGATAAAACAAACGTTAAATAAGAGCAACGAAAGTAATGCAAAAGCCGCTTAATCCATACGCCCAGACGATAAAAAAAGAACAAGACGACATCGTACTAGCCTACATGCCCGCTCTTCGCGCGATGGCTTTTAGGCTAAAGGAGCGCTTGCCCGCTCATATCGACGTTAGCGACCTGATAGGCGCCGGGCTTGAGGAGATGGTAAAGCTCTCCAGAAAATACGACAAAGAGCAAAACGACTCTTTTTGGGGATATGCGCAAAAGCGAGTTTACGGCGCGATGCTTGATTTTTTACGCGGGCTTGACGTGGTTAGCCGCTCGGACCGCACTTTGGTAAAGTCTATCGAGACTTTAGTGGATGAGTATTTTAATAAATTTGAGCACGAGCCAGACGATGCGTATATCGCAGGAAAGCTTGGCGTCGATATAGAAAAAGTAAGCGAAGCAAGAAACGTGAGCGCGGTCGTCGCCGTCCTAAATATCGACGATCAAATGGAGCTAATGAGCGAAGAAAATACGCTCGAGCGGATCGAAAAAGAGGACTTGATAGAAAAGATAGCTCAAATTTTAAACGAATTTGAGGAGCGCGATCAGCTCATCGTGCAGCTTTATTATTACGAGGAGCTGAGCCTAAAGGAGATCAGCGAGATTTTGGGCATCACGGAGAGCAGGATATCGCAGATCCATAAGCGCTTGATGGATAAAATAAGAAAAAAGCTTGAGGGCAAATAATGGCGGACATTTTAAGTCAAGAAGAGATAGACGCGCTACTAGAAGTCGTAGACGACGAAGAGGCGAGCGGGTCGATCGGCGAGGGCGGTAAGGAAGAGCAGCGCCAGGTAATAATCTATGATTTTAAACGCCCAAACCGCGTCAGCAAGGAACAACTGCGCGCGATAAAGGGCATACACGACAAGCTTGCGAGAAATTTGGCTTCTCAAATTTCAAGCGTTATGAGAAGTATCGTGGAGATCCGCCTGCACAGCGTCGATCAGATGACCTACGGCGAGTTTTTGATGAGTTTGCCGAGCCCTACTAGCTTTAACGTCTTTTCGATCAAGCCGCTTGACGGCAACTGCGTTTTGGAGATAAACCCGAGCATCGCATTTCCCATGATAGATCGCTTGTTGGGCGGTAACGGCGAGGGTTTTGAGGCTAGCAGAGAGCTAACCGATATCGAGGTAAATTTGCTCGATGCGATCCTGAGGATGATGATGCAGCGCCTAAAAGAGAGCTGGGCGATGATCACCGATATGTACCCAAACGTCGAGGCTAAAGAGAGTAGCCCAAACGTCGTGCAAATCGTCAGCCAAAACGAGATCGTGATAATGGTCGTCATGGAGATCATTGTAGGCAACTCAAGCGGTATGATAAATATCTGCTACCCGGTCATCTACCTAGAGCCGATCTTGAGCCGCCTAGCCAACCGCGACATAATGCTTGGCGAAACGAGCGCGAAAAAGAGCCGAAACAAAGAGCTAAAAACGCTAATCGGGCGCGCCGAGGTGCTGTATGAGGCGATACTGGGCAAAAGCGTCGTTAGCGTAAACGAGTTTTTAAATTTAAAAGAGGGCGACATACTGCGCCTTGACCGCTCGGCAAACGACAAGGCTATCGTCACGATCGATAAAAAAGAGGTATTTTTGGCCGAGGTCGGACTACATAGATTTAGAAAATCTATCCGCATAGAAGAGCTAATCAGAAGCGACAAAGACGAAATCAAAAACATCCTCGAACAGTACGAAGAAGAGCGCAAAGCCAAGCTCATGAGCTACGAGCAAGAAGACGAAGAGGATGAGGATAATATATTAGGCGAGGGTGAAGATGATGAATGATTTTTTGAAAATTTTCGTAAACGAAGTAAAGGCTACGATCGAGGGACTAACGGGCAGGACGCCTGAGATAGGTGAGAGAAACGAATACGACGCGCCCAAGCAAGAAGGCATAAAACCGCCTCTAGCCGTAGCAAACGTGACCGTCGGCGGCGATACGACGGCAAAGATGATGCTAGTAGCTACGCCCGTGCTAATGAGCGCGATCGGCGAGTGGATGCTCGGAGAAGAAGAGATCTCGCGCAACGAAAATTTAAGCGAGGACGAGCTAGACGCCGCAAAAGAGGTATTTTCAAATATCCTCGGCGCATTTTCTACGAGCCTTGGCGCGCAAAAAGGCATGCCGAAGCTAAATTTCGAGGTCGCGAAGGTAAATTTCCTCGACGAGAGCGCAAATTTAGACGTAAATACGTTTGAAAAAATCTACATCTACTCCGTTAAAATCGGCGACATCAGCGAGCATATCGCTATCGTGCTTGATTTTGCTCTGGTTAAGTTTTTTAACAAAGATCAAAAAGAGCCTGCCCAGCAAGCAGCTCCCGCAAAAAGCGATCTAAGCGCCGAAGAAATGCGAAATATCGGACTCATCATGGACGTGCGCCTGCCGCTTCACGTACGCATCGGCTCAAAAAGAATGCTACTAAAAGACGTGCTCACGATGGATATAGGCTCGGTCATTGAGCTAAACCAGCTCGCAAACGACCCGCTAGAAATTCTAATCAGCGACAAGGTCGTAGCCCTAGGCGAGGTCGTCATCGTAGACGGCAACTTCGGCATCCAGATCACTCAGATCGGTACTAAAAAAGAGCGCTTAGAGCAGCTTAGATAAGGTTAAATTTAGAAATAAGAGGCTAAATTTAGCCTCGCTTTATCTCGGGTGCGCTTTTTCTCAAATTTAACGGCATTTTGCTCAAATTTGAGCGCGAAACTACGGCGCGTAAATTTAACCCCGCAAGCGCAAATTTAACCGCAAAGAGAAATAATGGATGAAATTTTAAACGATCTGGCCAAATTTAGGGATTTTGCGACCTATAAAAATCCTAGCGTCACGTTTTTCGGCTCGGCTAGATTTGATGAAAATAGCAAATACTGTAAAATGGCTTTTAGCCTCGCAAAGGAGCTTGCCGACGGCGGTTTTGCTGTCGTTAGCGGCGGCGGGCCGGGCGTGATGGAGGCGGCGAACAAAGGAGCGTACGAGAGCGGCAAAAGTCCGTCCGTGGGCCTAAACATCGTGCTTCCGTTCGAGCAAGTGACGAACAGATACGCCACGAGCAATTTTGTCTTTTCAAATTTATCCGCTCGCAAATTTGCCCTCATCGAACGCTCTAGCGCGTTTTTGGTGTTTCCTGGCGGCTTTGGGACGCTTGACGAGCTGTTTGAGATCCTAGTGCTCGCGCAAATCGGCGCCAAAAAAGCTAAAATTTTCCTCATCGGAAGCGAGTTTTGGAGCAAGCTTGATGATTTCATCAAAACCACGTTGATACGCGAAAAAGCCGTTAGCGAGGAGGATCTGTCGCTTTATACGATCAGTGACGATCTAGACGCGGTAAGGGACGAGCTTTTAGGGATTTTGGACTAGGCGAGCTTTTATAAATTTTAGGGACTAGGCGATGTTTGACAGGATGCGAGATAGGATCTCTTTTGCGCTGATTTGCCTTGTTTTTATCGCTATTTTCGGCTATATTTCCGTCAAATTTGACGGCGCGCGTGTCCCTTTGCTAATTTTAACCGCCGTGGTTTTAGTAGTTGCGATCGCGGCGCACACGATACACGAAAATTTAAAGCTAGATAAAGATCTAAAAGAGGGCGAAGCTCAAGATAAATAGCCGTAAACAGCTTGGCGTCTAGTTAAATTTGGTCGGTAAATTTGCCATTACTTATACTTGGCGTTCGGCGTTAAATTTTGATTTTTACGCTTTGGTTTTTTGAGCGGATTTGCCGATATGCTCGCCTTTTACTTCAAATTCGGTAAATTTGACTGCGTCATCGCTGTTTGCAAATTCTGCGTTGCCGTCTCGGCGGGTAAAATTCAGAGCCGAGTAAGGCGCAAAAGCTAAATGCCCGCTTAGCTCGCTATCCTTGACTCGCAAATTTATAGCCTATTAAGCTAATTTTTATATAATCGCACCGAATTATACGAATTTGTCTTATTGTGGGGCTAGGGCTAGATTTGTAAATTTTAAAGCCGAATTTAAAATACAAAACTTTAGGGTGCGGTATTTTTAGATGATTTTTGCGGCTGTGCCGTCAATTTTCGGCGTAGATAGAACACATAGTTCATCGAGCCGAAAATTTACAAGCTCCGCAAAAAGCGCTAAAAAGACAAGCCCTCGCAATAGGAAAGAAAAAATGAAAATACTAATGGCCATGAGCGGCGGCGTCGACTCCACCATGAGCGCCAAAATGCTACTCGAAGCGGGTCACGAGGTCGTGGGCTGCTATATGAAACTACACAAAAAGCCAGGCTATCACGAGCAAAACATCGGCAAAGTAGCCCGCGCGTGCGAGTATCTGGGCATAAACTATCACGTGATCGACCTGCAAGACGAGTTTGACAGATACGTCTATACGCCGTTTGTCGGCGCTTATAAAGAGGGCCGCACGCCAAATCC includes these proteins:
- a CDS encoding RNA polymerase sigma factor FliA, which codes for MQKPLNPYAQTIKKEQDDIVLAYMPALRAMAFRLKERLPAHIDVSDLIGAGLEEMVKLSRKYDKEQNDSFWGYAQKRVYGAMLDFLRGLDVVSRSDRTLVKSIETLVDEYFNKFEHEPDDAYIAGKLGVDIEKVSEARNVSAVVAVLNIDDQMELMSEENTLERIEKEDLIEKIAQILNEFEERDQLIVQLYYYEELSLKEISEILGITESRISQIHKRLMDKIRKKLEGK
- a CDS encoding MinD/ParA family protein → MNTQAEKLKDIVASRSNTKNTRFIAVTSGKGGVGKSTISANLANILARNGYKVALFDADIGLANLDVILNVRISKNLLHVLKGECLLKDILIEVKPNLTLIPGESGDEILKFNNQFLYERFFEESSSLDDLDFIIIDTGAGIGGNTQLFLEAADEVIVVTVPDPAAITDAYAVIKITSKNKDNLLMLFNMVRSEKEAVRIFEHVRKVARANIENPLNLEFLGAISEDKNVSRSIKQRTLFTDDSRYDAASMELEQVASKLLYRLEQKVLNPSTNNSFSGFFRRLMEQF
- the fliY gene encoding flagellar motor switch protein FliY; amino-acid sequence: MMNDFLKIFVNEVKATIEGLTGRTPEIGERNEYDAPKQEGIKPPLAVANVTVGGDTTAKMMLVATPVLMSAIGEWMLGEEEISRNENLSEDELDAAKEVFSNILGAFSTSLGAQKGMPKLNFEVAKVNFLDESANLDVNTFEKIYIYSVKIGDISEHIAIVLDFALVKFFNKDQKEPAQQAAPAKSDLSAEEMRNIGLIMDVRLPLHVRIGSKRMLLKDVLTMDIGSVIELNQLANDPLEILISDKVVALGEVVIVDGNFGIQITQIGTKKERLEQLR
- the flhF gene encoding flagellar biosynthesis protein FlhF — translated: MATKFYTFTGESSMEALKKAQAQCGERAILVTTKQIQPKTINKKPLYEILVSVEEDASEQKKNQPQKQNLKGYEEFLRAQTPKDERPQKIILDERELFRAEQQNAKAAVNFTQNSARTAPGNQNYKTAQNSGEDILLNISKAAKEISQIANIETAPGRQDQIYDKKIDDVARQVSALSEKVNMIADMFWEERASARNNLIIPSEFAGIYKDAKNSGMKEEHLEQIMKITAENMSPQMKANPTAVRRYFSSLLRKMLPCRSEEDNRKQKIMMLVGPTGVGKTTTLAKLAARFAYGEGRRAKTGIITLDTYRIGAVEQLFQYAKMMKLPILDVIEVEDFKNALKQLNHCEVILIDTTGSSQYDKEKLARLEMFLKHSDAQIDVNLVLSAGSKIDDMLEIYNGFSFLDIDTLIITKFDETKIFGNVFSLVYEINKPVSFFCLGQEVPDDIMVAKSEFLVDCLLQGFNKDKK
- a CDS encoding LOG family protein, which translates into the protein MDEILNDLAKFRDFATYKNPSVTFFGSARFDENSKYCKMAFSLAKELADGGFAVVSGGGPGVMEAANKGAYESGKSPSVGLNIVLPFEQVTNRYATSNFVFSNLSARKFALIERSSAFLVFPGGFGTLDELFEILVLAQIGAKKAKIFLIGSEFWSKLDDFIKTTLIREKAVSEEDLSLYTISDDLDAVRDELLGILD
- the fliM gene encoding flagellar motor switch protein FliM, coding for MADILSQEEIDALLEVVDDEEASGSIGEGGKEEQRQVIIYDFKRPNRVSKEQLRAIKGIHDKLARNLASQISSVMRSIVEIRLHSVDQMTYGEFLMSLPSPTSFNVFSIKPLDGNCVLEINPSIAFPMIDRLLGGNGEGFEASRELTDIEVNLLDAILRMMMQRLKESWAMITDMYPNVEAKESSPNVVQIVSQNEIVIMVVMEIIVGNSSGMINICYPVIYLEPILSRLANRDIMLGETSAKKSRNKELKTLIGRAEVLYEAILGKSVVSVNEFLNLKEGDILRLDRSANDKAIVTIDKKEVFLAEVGLHRFRKSIRIEELIRSDKDEIKNILEQYEEERKAKLMSYEQEDEEDEDNILGEGEDDE